From a single Tachypleus tridentatus isolate NWPU-2018 chromosome 6, ASM421037v1, whole genome shotgun sequence genomic region:
- the LOC143252168 gene encoding scavenger receptor class B member 1-like isoform X3 translates to MLTAATWLRNTNPLEKIVASVLMFLMKEKIFIQRKVKQLAYEGYPDLLTAVAPLIHPDVPKTHGYFGWFYGKNNTDDGEFTVFTGKNGISKFNTIEKWNGTDSLKYWTGECNKIAGTNGELDPPIKKEQETITLFQTDMCRSWKLNYKEVVNNQGLKCYRFSAMESVLANGTDNPENSCFNTSRLLPSGVMDLSPCRYDTPVALSLPHFYLASPSYLNDVEGLKPNASHHEFFLDIHPTSGISTSIGARIQLNAILEQDKKIKQFSNITDLVLPVLWQEVTGYLTEELASELLKELEDPLIYGADFAYCILAIGAVLSLVACSLLIYHWFEMRKSSRQWSPLLIDDKVDGEGTYSTEDGVSPRTYDHENVVVQ, encoded by the exons ATGTTG ACAGCGGCCACGTGGTTACGTAACACCAATCCTCTGGAAAAAATAGTTGCATCCGTTCTGATGTTTCTAATGAAAGAAAAGATCTTCATACAACGGAAAGTGAAGCAGCTAGCCTATGAAGGATATCCTGATCTGTTAACAGCAGTTGCTCCTCTGATCCATCCAGATGTTCCCAAGACTCATGGGTACTTTGGATGGTTTTATGGT aaaaataataCAGATGATGGAGAGTTCACAGTTTTTACTGGTAAGAATGGTATCAGTAAATTCAACACAATAGAAAAATGGAATGGAACAGA cTCTCTCAAGTATTGGACAGGAGAATGTAACAAAATTGCAGGAACAA ATGGTGAACTTGATCCTCCAATAAAAAAAGAACAGGAAACAATTACTTTATTTCAGACAGATATGTGCAG ATCTTGGAAACTAAACTACAAGGAGGTTGTTAATAACCAAGGTCTGAAATGTTATCGTTTCTCTGCCATGGAATCTGTGCTCGCTAATGGCACAGACAATCCAGAAAATAGTTGTTTTAATACAAGTAGACTTCTCCCATCTGGTGTCATGGATCTAAGCCCATGTCGATATG ACACTCCAGTGGCACTGTCACTTCCTCATTTTTATCTTGCTTCACCCTCTTACCTCAATGATGTTGAAGGTCTGAAACCTAATGCATCTCATCACGAATTCTTCCTTGACATTCATCCG ACATCAGGCATATCAACAAGCATTGGTGCTCGCATCCAACTTAATGCCATCTTGGAGCAAGATAAAAAGATAAA GCAGTTTTCCAACATCACTGATCTAGTGTTACCGGTATTGTGGCAGGAAGTg ACTGGTTATTTAACAGAAGAATTGGCATCTGAATTGTTAAAAGAGCTGGAAGACCCTCTGATATATGGAGCTGATTTTGCTTACTGTATCTTAGCTATTGGTGCTGTATTGTCACTAGTAGCATGTAGCCTGTTAATTTATCATTGGTTTGAAATGAGAAAG tCATCAAGACAATGGTCTCCCCTTTTGATTGATGATAAAGTGGATGGGGAAGGAACATATTCCACTGAAGATGGAGTTTCTCCAAGAACATATGATCATGAGAATGTAGTTGTACAATAA